One Lachancea thermotolerans CBS 6340 chromosome B complete sequence genomic window, CTCTGAGAGAGCGCGCGTGGCTAGCCCAAAGTGGCCCTCGTTCGTCCGGTAAAACCAGCGCAGCTGGCACAGTCGCGTCAGCAGCCGCTCTGTTTCCAGTGGTCCCAGATCGTCGAACTGGAATAGCTGGCGTGCGCCGGCCGTGTAACTCACGCGAAACCGTAGCGATTTCGAGTCGAACTCCGCGCTCAGTTCGTCCCGCCCGCTGCCTGACTGCACAAGCGCCTCGTCCACCGACCGTTCTACCGCGCTCTTGGCGCCCCGCGCCTCCGCGACTTCCTGCCCGGCCTCGAGCATTTCGCGCACGCACCACTGCACGTACTTGAGCTCCTCGATGGTGAGCGGCGTGGCAAGCTTGGTGTCCCCCGACGGTGAAACGTCAACATACGCGTACATCCATGCGCCAAGCTGGTCCCGCTGTCGCACCAGCTTGTAGTCCAAGGCGCTTAGCCTGACGTTAAGTCTTCCTACCATTTTCACGACCTGTGCCTCGGTCTCGCTATCCTCCAGCTGTTCGCCGTCGCGCTCCAGAGTCTTGAGTGCTTTGGCAAGCGCCTTTTCGCTGCACACGCCGCGTCGGCTCAATACGTACTGTAGTAAGAACTTTCCCTTATCTTCGTAGCTCAATTGCGCTTCATCGCCTCCAGATTCCTCCCGGACTGCGTCTACTTCCATTTCTATCACACTATTTTGCTGATCGCATCGGCCTGTCACCGACGATATATACAATTTTTAATCCAGAACACATCTAGGCGTTATACCCTGCATAGAACAAATCAACACAATAAAACTGGAGATAATGGCACAGAAAGTGGGTTTTCGGAGCCCGGTTCCAAGCCCATCGGGCTTGGCAGTTCAGGTTCCCCATAAAGAGATTCGTCTCAAAGTGTGGGTGCGGCTGGACTCGCAGAAACTCCCTCCAGATACTATAAACCAGGCTACTGCAATCGAGTTCGAGCGAGAAGACACAATAGACGACTTGAAAGACCGGATCTTCAGGAGGTTTCGTGACACGCGCTGggctcaagaaaacgaTAGTTTTGGGATCGCAATAGGGTGCTGGTGCGAGTGTGGGTTCGGAGCCACCAGCGCGGGCGACTTGAAAgatctgctgctgcagccGGTGCCAAACATGGCCAGTAACGCTGCGCCGATAGATCTCAGCCACGCGCCACCATATATACGGCGCACCTCACGAACGTGCAGTCCACATGCCGCAACCTTGGGTACGCCTCCATCGTACTCTCCGCACCCGGCGCATCCCTCATACAACAAACTGCAGTGCAGCACACAGAGCTCGACGCCGCTGGCACAGTTGCGCCTAAGCGTGGGAGCGGGAAATAAGGAGCTTGGGGGTGGTATGGACGGGTGCGCGCTGTCACCCGTACGACTGGGGTCTGCAAGAAGACTGTCGCGCACTGCAACCCCCGCGGTAGGCGAAGTGGATCCTGACAGTATTCCTCACCAGTCACTGCTGGAGCCCGATGAGCTTGTGTTCAATGTTTGTAAGAACCTCTTTGGTGGCGTGGCAGCGCAAACTGCTAACGACGCGCTGGtagttttttcaaacaatCCTGACATACCTCTGTTCGATGAAACTATGGACGGTGCGCCAATGGTAGAGGACCTTACCGACTACAAGCTGGTGGTTGACGAGGAGCAGCTTCGCAAACTGAGCCACACAAACGACGAGGAAAATATAGACTGCCCCAAGCAAGCGATCCTTTTACTGCCTCGTGGTTTTGAAGGCGACGTAAATCTACCTTCTCCCAATGTTGCAACTCCTAGCGCTTCATCGCCGCCGGCTTTAGAAGAGGTCTCGCCTGGCGCCGCTATATCACCCACACAGCGAGTATCGCCGGTATTGATGACGTCTGCGCCGCTGGTCGAGGAGGAGATTGGGCTGGTACCGCCTCGGGACCCTATAGTACAACGTGAGGGCTCTCCCTTTATATTGAGCGCGATGGAGTCAGTTACTACCGAGTCTATAACAAGGGACAAAGTGTTTCCTAAGATTAGCGTTTTGGTCGTGGAGGATAATATGATTAATCAAGCTATCCTGTCGTCCTTTCTGCGAAAGCACAAAATACACTACAAGGTGGCAAAAAACGGTGTGGAGGCTGTCGATCGATGGAAGGAAGGGGGTATGCACCTCATCCTCATGGATCTGGAAATGCCGCTACTTTCCGGTATTGACGCCGCGAAAGAGATTCGAAAGTTGGAGAAACAGAATGGAATTGGTACTGGAGACCCTCTTGGGAAGCACGCGGAACTGAAGGGCCTTACGTGCAAAGCGCCTGTCATTATTGTGGCGCTTACCGCGTCCAACTCTCAAACTGACAAAACGGAAGCCCTCTTAGCAGGATGTAACGATTATTTGACAAAGCCTGTAAACCTTGACTGGCTAACCCGCAAAATAACAGAATGGGGATGTATGCAAGCCCttattgattttgatgattgGAAGGACAACGATGAGAGGCTCAACTCCTGCATCGAACAGAAAGCGAAAGCGTCTCAAAAAACAACATCGACATCAAACGCTTCAAAATCGACGAACCTCAACAAGAGAATAACAACCAGCTAGTATCCCTGCTCGGTTGGACTAGTACTAGTGACGCATAAGTAGGAGAATGGACGTAATATTCAACAGAGTCGCGACAGACGGCCTCTGAGTTGATCTTGATTCGAAGTCTCAGTGAATAGCAGTCAATCACAACTACAAGCTACCGGAACGCCAGAACGAAGACCAGGATGTCCGAACTGCGGCTGTTCTCGAAATGCAAAGCGTATGAGATTCGAGCGGAATTGCAGCAAACCAACATAAAGAAGCATCGAGCCTCGGCAACGAAGCGAAAAGATGCTCTAAGGAAGATCATAGCCAACCTTTCCATGGGTAACTTCGGCGAAATGGCCTTGCTTTTCCCTGATGTCCTCCGCTTCTGGCAGGTCGAAGACGATTTAGAAGTCAAGCGTATTTGCCACCACTACTTAGTTGCGATGGCTCCGACGAAGTCCGGGCACTTTGCAACAGCGTTGTCTATggttttggaagatttCAATTCCGGCACCGAAGCAGTGCAGATCCTTGCCTTGCGTACGCTGTCTTCGGTGCCCCTTCCCGCCTATCTCGAAGAGGCCTCCAAATGCGCGAGTGCCGTATTGCATCAACACTCAGAGCCTGAGGCCTTAAAGAAGGCAGCACTCTACGCATTGTTAAGGCTCGCGCAACTGGATTCTGAGCGCTCACAATTGCTCATGGGCATTGTAGGCAAGGTGCTTCAAAGCGCAAAGGAAAAGCCTTCAGTGCGGGCTCACGCTTTGTTCGTGCTCTATCAAGAGGAGGAGAGCAGCAGTGAGACAAGAACTATGGGCCTTGGTCGCGACTTGTGCCTCTCTATGCTGGAGTTGCTACCGAGGCTCAACGAATGGGATAATGGGCGGGTTTTGGACGCTCTCACAGCCAACTACGTGCCGCAAACTCACGATGACGCGCATTTTATGATAGACAAAGCGCTACCTCAGCTTCAGCATGCTAACACGTCTGTGGTTTTGAATGCTCTTAAGCTTATCGTCTTTTTAACGAACTACGTTGACCGCTTGAGTGAAAGCATTGTGAAGCAACTTTCCAGTTCTGTTATAAGTCTTTTGAATAAACCACCGGAGTTGCAGTTTTTAGTGCTCCGTAATGTCATTCTGTTGTTACTTGGTAGAGAGAAACCTTTGCTAAAAGTTGACGTTCCATacttttttgttgagttcAATGACCCTATCTACATCAAAGACACCAAGCTCGAGATTCTGTACCTGCTTGCCAAGGAAGATAACTTGGCTcagatttttcaagaacttaaGGAATATGCGACTGATATTGATATTCAGATGTCTCGCAAAGCCATCCGTGCCGTTGGAAACCTGGCTgtaaagctcaaaaactccgTCGACGAGTGCATCAATCTCTTACTGGATCTCCTCGACTTTGAAGTTGAGTATATTGTGCAAGAAATTATCTCTGTGTTCAAAAACGTCTTAAGAAGATACCCCGAAAagtcaaagctttgtttatATAAGCTTGTGCGTTTTACAGACTCCGTCCAGGAGCCGGAATCACGTAGCTCAATGATTTGGATCATCACCCAGTACTCGTCTCAACTTCCAAACTATTTTGAATTATTTGAAGGATTCAGCAACAACTTTCTTGAGGAATCACTGGAGGTTCAGTTTACAATACTAAGTTCAACAGTTAAACTTTTCACCAGGCATCCTACGCCAGCGACGGAGAAGCTGTgcatcaacattttgaaatcatcaactGAAAAGTTAGATAATCCTGATTTAAGAGACCGTGCGTTCATGTATTGGAGATTATTGTCCTGTACACAAAAGTCTGGAGGAAATATTCTAACCATGGACGCGGTTAGAGAGGTGGTTGACGGGAACTTACCTCTAATCACTCTTAACTCCCGTTTGGATCCACATGTTATTGAAGAATTAGAGCTCAGCATTGGCACTATTGTTTCCATCTACCTAAAGCCCGTCAACCAAGTTTTCAGGCTAAATAAGCCAAGGGTTCTGCCGAAAAGCCCCGCCCTAAACTCAGATAAAGACAACCTGGAAATTATAGCTGATGACACTCGGAGTCACTCTTCGAGCTTTACCGATGATAGCTCGTTGGCATCTCGCAGGCAGTCCTCTTCTCctgtcaaaaaaatggaTGATTATGACAGGCCAGCAGAGGTCGTGAAccagctgaagctgaaaagaaaaaccaGTAGCGCCACTTCTCTTTTGTCCAGAAAACCATCCGTACTTGGAAGAAAGCTATCTATGAAAAGACCATTTGGTTGAAAATATCAGACCGGCAGGGCCTGGCGCCCGCAGGGTGATGATGATGCTCATCTATAGATACAGTTTAGTATATGTTACAAACAACTTAAAACAGAAGAATTTTAacagagctcttcttgcctAGAAACTCTTTGAGGACTTTGAGGAGGGCTGTACAATCATCGCTTGTGAAAATAGTGTTCATTTTAGGGTCTAGATAGCTGGCATCCACGAAGATGTCCAGTTTGTCCTTACCCAGAAAGAACGCATCCGTCTCCTGCACGATCTTAAGCATCCTCCCGGGAGTTGCAGTAAAGAACTTCACCATCGCATCtcctttcttctttccttTGTTTTTTGCTTGACGGTCTTTAGAG contains:
- the APL1 gene encoding Apl1p (similar to uniprot|P27351 Saccharomyces cerevisiae YJR005W APL1 beta-adaptin large subunit of the clathrin-associated protein complex), which translates into the protein MSELRLFSKCKAYEIRAELQQTNIKKHRASATKRKDALRKIIANLSMGNFGEMALLFPDVLRFWQVEDDLEVKRICHHYLVAMAPTKSGHFATALSMVLEDFNSGTEAVQILALRTLSSVPLPAYLEEASKCASAVLHQHSEPEALKKAALYALLRLAQLDSERSQLLMGIVGKVLQSAKEKPSVRAHALFVLYQEEESSSETRTMGLGRDLCLSMLELLPRLNEWDNGRVLDALTANYVPQTHDDAHFMIDKALPQLQHANTSVVLNALKLIVFLTNYVDRLSESIVKQLSSSVISLLNKPPELQFLVLRNVILLLLGREKPLLKVDVPYFFVEFNDPIYIKDTKLEILYLLAKEDNLAQIFQELKEYATDIDIQMSRKAIRAVGNLAVKLKNSVDECINLLLDLLDFEVEYIVQEIISVFKNVLRRYPEKSKLCLYKLVRFTDSVQEPESRSSMIWIITQYSSQLPNYFELFEGFSNNFLEESLEVQFTILSSTVKLFTRHPTPATEKLCINILKSSTEKLDNPDLRDRAFMYWRLLSCTQKSGGNILTMDAVREVVDGNLPLITLNSRLDPHVIEELELSIGTIVSIYLKPVNQVFRLNKPRVLPKSPALNSDKDNLEIIADDTRSHSSSFTDDSSLASRRQSSSPVKKMDDYDRPAEVVNQLKLKRKTSSATSLLSRKPSVLGRKLSMKRPFG
- the NSE1 gene encoding Smc5-Smc6 complex subunit NSE1 (weakly similar to uniprot|Q07913 Saccharomyces cerevisiae YLR007W NSE1 Essential nuclear protein required for DNA repair forms a complex with Smc5p and Rhc18p), which codes for MEVDAVREESGGDEAQLSYEDKGKFLLQYVLSRRGVCSEKALAKALKTLERDGEQLEDSETEAQVVKMVGRLNVRLSALDYKLVRQRDQLGAWMYAYVDVSPSGDTKLATPLTIEELKYVQWCVREMLEAGQEVAEARGAKSAVERSVDEALVQSGSGRDELSAEFDSKSLRFRVSYTAGARQLFQFDDLGPLETERLLTRLCQLRWFYRTNEGHFGLATRALSELQEYLRTQYTVPVCTVCDEVALRGVKCQCAEGAWHAPCFQHYVAHVSNACARCERPVLEAIYMA
- the SSK1 gene encoding mitogen-activated protein kinase kinase kinase SSK1 (some similarities with uniprot|Q07084 Saccharomyces cerevisiae YLR006C SSK1 Cytoplasmic response regulator part of a two-component signal transducer that mediates osmosensing via a phosphorelay mechanism dephosphorylated form is degraded by the ubiquitin-proteasome system potential Cdc28p substrate): MAQKVGFRSPVPSPSGLAVQVPHKEIRLKVWVRLDSQKLPPDTINQATAIEFEREDTIDDLKDRIFRRFRDTRWAQENDSFGIAIGCWCECGFGATSAGDLKDLLLQPVPNMASNAAPIDLSHAPPYIRRTSRTCSPHAATLGTPPSYSPHPAHPSYNKLQCSTQSSTPLAQLRLSVGAGNKELGGGMDGCALSPVRLGSARRLSRTATPAVGEVDPDSIPHQSLLEPDELVFNVCKNLFGGVAAQTANDALVVFSNNPDIPLFDETMDGAPMVEDLTDYKLVVDEEQLRKLSHTNDEENIDCPKQAILLLPRGFEGDVNLPSPNVATPSASSPPALEEVSPGAAISPTQRVSPVLMTSAPLVEEEIGLVPPRDPIVQREGSPFILSAMESVTTESITRDKVFPKISVLVVEDNMINQAILSSFLRKHKIHYKVAKNGVEAVDRWKEGGMHLILMDLEMPLLSGIDAAKEIRKLEKQNGIGTGDPLGKHAELKGLTCKAPVIIVALTASNSQTDKTEALLAGCNDYLTKPVNLDWLTRKITEWGCMQALIDFDDWKDNDERLNSCIEQKAKASQKTTSTSNASKSTNLNKRITTS